CGCCGCGGCGGACGACGACGCCGACGCGCTGGCCCTGCTGCACCGCGCCGGCCGCGAGCTCGCCCGACTGCCGCTCGCGCTCGTGCGCCGCCTGGGCGTGCGTCCCGTCAGCGCCGCCGGACGTGTGCTGCAATTGCATCCCGCGATCGAATCAGGCCTGCGCGACGCCCTGCCGCAAGACCTGTCCCTCACCGTTCATCAACCCGACACCGCCCTGGCCGCCGCGAGGCGGGCCGCGCCCGCCCCATGAAAACCAAGCTCCTGACCCTCGCCGCCGCCGCGCTGCTGGCGGCCTGCGCCACGCCGACGCTGCAGATCGACCGCACCCATGTGTCCGAGAACCAGGACAGCCGCGCGCAGTTCCTGATCCTCCACTACACGGTGCTGGACTTCGACCGGTCGATGAAGGTGCTGACCACCGGCGGCAAGGTCTCGGCCCACTACCTGGTGCAGGAGAAGCCCTCCAAGGTCTACCAGTTGGTCGACGAGAACCGCCGCGCCTGGCACGGCGGCGTCAGCTACTGGGGCGGCGCGACCAACCTGAACTCGGCCTCGATCGGCATCGAGATCGTGAATCCCGGCTTCACCGAGACGCCGATGGGCCGCGTCTACGCGCCGTATCCGCAGGAACAGATCGACGACGTGATCAAGCTGGTCCAGGAGATCGTCGCGCGCCAGGGCATCCGCTCGGACCGCATCCTCGGCCACAACGACATCGCGCCGGGCCGCAAGCAGGATCCGGGTCCGGCGTTCCCGTGGAAGCAGCTGGCCGACGCCGGCCTGATCGCCTGGCCCGACGCCGCGCAGGTCCAGATCAAGCAGGCGATCTACCAGGTCGCGCCGGTGCCGGACGCCGTCTGGTTCCAGAAGCGCCTCGCTCAGGTCGGGTACCAGACGCCGCAGACCGGCCAGCTGGACACGGCCACGCGCGAGGTGATCAGCACCTTCCAGATGAAGTACCGGCCCGCCGACTTCTCCGGGAACATGGACGCCGAGACCGCCGCGCTGCTGGAGGTCGTCACGACGCCCGGCGGCATGCTCATGAAGAAGCCGCTCCCGGCGGACAGCCGGCCGCGTTCAGAGTATTGATCGCGTCGGACCGCCCCCTACACCCGCCACCGCCACGCCCGCCCGCTGTCGCCCGCCTTGCTGAACTTCCTGCTCCGCCGCCTGGCCTCGTTGCTGCCGACCTTGATCGGCGTGACGCTGGTCGCCTTCGGCCTGA
This genomic stretch from Mitsuaria sp. 7 harbors:
- a CDS encoding N-acetylmuramoyl-L-alanine amidase, with product MKTKLLTLAAAALLAACATPTLQIDRTHVSENQDSRAQFLILHYTVLDFDRSMKVLTTGGKVSAHYLVQEKPSKVYQLVDENRRAWHGGVSYWGGATNLNSASIGIEIVNPGFTETPMGRVYAPYPQEQIDDVIKLVQEIVARQGIRSDRILGHNDIAPGRKQDPGPAFPWKQLADAGLIAWPDAAQVQIKQAIYQVAPVPDAVWFQKRLAQVGYQTPQTGQLDTATREVISTFQMKYRPADFSGNMDAETAALLEVVTTPGGMLMKKPLPADSRPRSEY